The uncultured Desulfobulbus sp. genome window below encodes:
- a CDS encoding sigma-70 family RNA polymerase sigma factor has translation MASDRKAKNDNMAQEEERDSARSSWHRDPALSEDDWAIRNGIERRSSLDRRIGDDRRTGDRRGMGSSIDPMNIYLREMGNQRLLSHEEEIELARMIEDGETRIQSAVLRLTLGITALNDLAESLLRGSLRINSVIRGLSDNDDGELKSVRDAFLDQVEKANELDGKRRELFAELKNNADNPEQQTALVTEILDVGDAISRLFLEYRMCSKGILSVADAVKELAHKFNKVRVVARQQELLEAARRHREDGADPEVNPADVERRVTLELAESIGLSWPAFAEVQEEIEIGREMAKQAKETLVRANLRLVISVSKKFMNRGMQLPDLIQEGNIGLMKAVEKYDYKRGYKFSTYATWWIRQAVTRGIADQGRTIRLPVHMIETINRMLRFSKDFQRIESREPTPEEMAKQLGTDVEKVQIALKTAKDAISLDAPVNDEEDTLLSDFIEDHAHPDPQENSITESLKRCLCKVMGSLTPREEKVLRMRYGIEIGCDHTLEEVGQCFSVTRERIRQIEAQALKKLRHPARSQDLQAFIQE, from the coding sequence ATGGCTTCTGATCGGAAGGCAAAAAATGACAACATGGCACAGGAAGAAGAGAGAGATTCTGCTCGGTCCAGTTGGCATCGCGACCCGGCTTTAAGCGAAGATGATTGGGCCATTCGCAACGGGATAGAACGCCGCTCTTCACTCGATCGTCGCATCGGCGATGATCGGCGAACAGGGGATCGTCGAGGGATGGGCAGCAGTATAGACCCCATGAACATCTACCTGCGGGAGATGGGAAATCAGCGCCTGCTCAGTCATGAGGAAGAGATTGAACTTGCCCGGATGATCGAGGATGGAGAAACCCGTATTCAGTCTGCTGTCCTCCGGCTCACTCTGGGGATTACCGCCTTAAATGATCTGGCAGAAAGTCTGTTGCGCGGCAGCCTGCGCATCAACTCAGTTATCCGAGGGCTTTCAGACAACGATGACGGTGAGCTGAAATCTGTTCGTGACGCCTTTCTCGATCAGGTCGAAAAGGCCAATGAGCTTGATGGCAAGCGACGGGAACTCTTTGCCGAGCTCAAAAACAATGCTGACAATCCCGAGCAACAGACAGCGCTGGTAACGGAAATTTTGGATGTAGGCGATGCCATATCCAGATTGTTTCTGGAGTATCGTATGTGCTCTAAAGGGATACTTTCTGTGGCCGATGCAGTCAAGGAGCTGGCGCACAAATTTAACAAGGTTCGTGTTGTTGCCCGCCAGCAGGAATTGCTGGAGGCAGCACGGCGCCACCGGGAGGATGGGGCTGATCCGGAAGTGAATCCCGCTGATGTTGAACGGCGGGTTACCCTGGAGTTGGCAGAATCCATAGGTCTTTCCTGGCCTGCTTTTGCCGAAGTACAGGAGGAAATCGAGATTGGTCGAGAGATGGCCAAACAGGCCAAGGAAACCTTGGTCCGGGCGAATCTGCGTTTGGTTATCTCGGTCTCCAAAAAATTCATGAACCGCGGCATGCAGTTACCTGATCTGATTCAGGAAGGGAATATTGGCCTGATGAAGGCCGTGGAAAAATATGATTATAAGCGCGGCTATAAATTTTCTACCTATGCCACCTGGTGGATTCGTCAGGCGGTAACCCGCGGCATCGCCGACCAGGGCAGGACCATTCGACTGCCGGTGCATATGATTGAAACGATCAATCGCATGCTCCGTTTTTCCAAAGATTTCCAGCGGATCGAAAGCCGTGAACCCACTCCCGAAGAGATGGCCAAACAGCTGGGTACCGATGTGGAGAAGGTGCAGATTGCCCTGAAAACAGCCAAAGATGCAATCTCCCTGGATGCGCCGGTGAACGATGAAGAAGATACTTTGTTAAGTGACTTTATTGAAGATCACGCGCATCCTGATCCCCAGGAAAATTCTATTACTGAGAGTCTGAAGCGTTGCCTGTGCAAGGTGATGGGGTCTTTGACTCCCCGTGAAGAAAAAGTGCTGCGTATGCGATACGGAATTGAAATTGGCTGTGACCACACCCTGGAGGAAGTCGGGCAGTGCTTCTCCGTAACCCGTGAGCGTATTCGGCAGATTGAGGCGCAGGCGCTGAAGAAACTGCGTCATCCAGCACGGAGTCAGGATCTCCAGGCCTTCATTCAGGAATGA
- a CDS encoding twin-arginine translocase subunit TatC yields MAESLKSFALFLVELRHSLKMLGGAIIGSTVVLFFLSSQVLHFVQEHLGEHLYFFSVAGPFLAHVKLAFFAALYVLMPLCMYVLWKAAGKPFQVSGRRLTWFVVATSLLFYCGTLFCYLVTLPFGIKFLLSFQSQELQAVISVSRFVNFVVLFILGFGLVFELPVFMVFTAQVGLISAATFARNRRYAILAIAILAALLTPTPDLVNMGLMGAPLYLLYESGILLIRVLGHSKEVARQG; encoded by the coding sequence ATGGCCGAATCCCTGAAATCTTTTGCGCTCTTTCTCGTTGAGCTCCGTCATTCCCTGAAGATGCTTGGGGGAGCCATCATCGGCTCTACGGTGGTGCTCTTTTTCCTTTCCAGCCAGGTGCTGCATTTTGTGCAGGAACATCTGGGAGAGCATCTGTACTTTTTTTCAGTGGCCGGCCCCTTTCTTGCCCATGTCAAGCTGGCATTTTTTGCCGCTCTCTATGTGCTTATGCCTCTTTGCATGTATGTACTCTGGAAAGCGGCGGGGAAGCCCTTTCAGGTCTCCGGGCGTCGACTCACCTGGTTTGTTGTTGCCACCAGTCTTCTTTTTTACTGTGGAACCCTTTTCTGCTACTTGGTCACTTTACCCTTTGGCATTAAATTTTTATTGAGTTTCCAGTCCCAGGAATTACAAGCAGTGATCTCGGTCAGTCGATTCGTGAACTTTGTGGTCCTGTTTATTCTCGGTTTTGGACTCGTTTTTGAGTTACCTGTGTTTATGGTATTTACCGCCCAGGTGGGCTTGATTTCAGCGGCTACCTTTGCCAGGAACAGGCGATACGCCATCTTGGCAATCGCTATTCTCGCCGCCTTGCTGACCCCCACGCCGGATCTGGTCAATATGGGATTGATGGGGGCGCCTCTCTATCTGCTCTATGAGTCCGGAATTTTACTTATCCGTGTACTTGGACATTCCAAAGAGGTGGCCAGGCAGGGATAA
- the serS gene encoding serine--tRNA ligase has protein sequence MQAPRSTFTDETMLELRFVRENLELVREKSLLRGVDPQLIDRFAEIDSRRLSRLAETEALKNKRNTASKTIAGLKKSGKHDEAEPMIAEMKQVSERIKEIDTELAEIEEALGDVILSIPNLCDDSVPQGRDEEDNLEIKKWGEIKNLPFEPKAHWEVGEDLGILDFETAARLAGARFSLLKGFGARLSRALVNFFIDLHTQRHGYTEVLPPFMVNSKTMTGTGQLPKFKEDLFKLEGWDLWLIPTAEVPVTNIFAGETVEEGDLPIKYTAYTPCFRSEAGSYGKDTRGLIRQHQFEKVELVKFAHPDESWNELESLLADAEEVLQLLELPYRVITLCSGDLGFSAAKTYDIEVWLPGQKTYREISSCSNFLDFQARRAGIRYRPKGEKKSRLVHTLNGSGLAVGRTLLAILENYQQADGSVKVPEVLKPYFESRF, from the coding sequence ATGCAAGCCCCCCGATCAACTTTCACAGACGAGACCATGCTAGAATTACGCTTTGTCAGGGAAAACCTGGAACTGGTTCGAGAAAAAAGCCTTCTCCGCGGCGTTGACCCGCAACTCATAGATCGTTTTGCCGAGATCGACAGCCGCCGTCTGAGCCGCCTTGCAGAGACGGAAGCACTCAAAAACAAACGGAATACCGCATCAAAAACAATTGCCGGCCTGAAAAAATCGGGAAAACACGATGAGGCCGAGCCAATGATTGCAGAGATGAAACAGGTCTCTGAGCGGATTAAAGAAATCGACACCGAGCTTGCCGAGATCGAAGAGGCGCTTGGAGATGTGATCCTTTCGATCCCCAATCTCTGCGATGACTCTGTTCCCCAGGGACGGGATGAAGAAGACAACCTGGAGATAAAAAAATGGGGAGAAATCAAAAATCTGCCTTTTGAGCCCAAAGCTCATTGGGAAGTCGGTGAGGATCTGGGTATTCTCGATTTTGAAACCGCAGCCCGCCTGGCCGGCGCCCGTTTTTCTCTGTTGAAAGGGTTCGGAGCGCGCCTTTCCCGGGCTCTGGTCAACTTCTTTATTGACCTCCATACCCAGCGTCATGGCTACACCGAGGTTTTGCCACCCTTCATGGTCAACTCCAAGACCATGACCGGAACCGGCCAGCTGCCAAAGTTTAAAGAAGATCTTTTTAAACTGGAAGGCTGGGACCTGTGGCTCATTCCCACTGCGGAGGTTCCTGTGACCAACATCTTTGCAGGGGAGACCGTTGAAGAGGGGGATCTGCCCATCAAGTATACGGCGTACACCCCCTGCTTTCGCTCAGAAGCGGGATCGTACGGCAAGGATACCCGCGGCTTGATTCGTCAGCATCAGTTTGAAAAGGTGGAGCTGGTCAAGTTTGCCCATCCCGATGAATCCTGGAACGAGCTGGAGTCGCTCCTGGCTGATGCCGAAGAGGTGCTGCAGTTGCTGGAACTCCCCTACCGAGTCATCACGCTCTGCAGTGGCGATCTGGGTTTTTCAGCAGCCAAGACCTATGACATCGAAGTCTGGCTGCCCGGTCAGAAAACCTATCGCGAGATCTCTTCCTGCTCCAACTTTCTCGACTTCCAGGCACGCCGTGCAGGCATCCGCTATCGTCCCAAAGGTGAGAAAAAAAGCCGCCTGGTCCACACCTTAAACGGCTCCGGCCTGGCTGTGGGACGCACCCTGCTGGCAATTCTGGAAAATTACCAGCAGGCCGACGGGAGCGTCAAAGTACCCGAGGTTCTCAAACCCTATTTTGAAAGCCGTTTCTAA
- a CDS encoding septum formation initiator family protein — MAMRKRNEDEQRDKKMMLLLGSIIAIIFFSWVLFAPGRGFIHYLKLNHEIQSLSEENIRLQAKNDQLTENIKKLQLDSAYLEKVAREKHGLLKPDEMVFDFDRSSPKK; from the coding sequence ATGGCGATGCGAAAAAGAAATGAGGACGAGCAGCGTGACAAGAAGATGATGTTGCTTCTAGGCAGTATTATCGCCATCATTTTTTTTTCCTGGGTGCTGTTTGCCCCAGGGCGCGGATTTATCCATTATTTAAAATTAAACCATGAAATTCAATCGTTATCTGAAGAGAATATCCGCCTTCAGGCCAAAAATGACCAATTAACTGAGAATATAAAAAAACTCCAGCTCGATAGTGCGTATCTTGAGAAGGTGGCTCGGGAAAAGCACGGATTACTTAAACCAGATGAGATGGTGTTTGATTTTGACAGGTCTTCTCCTAAAAAATGA
- a CDS encoding uracil-DNA glycosylase family protein has product MKQSEKSHEVDQRSAVLLAAALRQHLLLHQQMGITLYPQSEALSAFLRPQRRRSQAWGPKKSPSLPVPTSGRPKTAPKPVAQTAPPKVSVSEISTTLQHCSACSLATARRAQVLGRGKADARLMIVGAYPRCCDTGQWSFGKEEDQLLWKMMQAIGLGPEDVYLTNVVKCSPPVSCSRKSSRNRPVRGTCIRK; this is encoded by the coding sequence TTGAAACAATCAGAAAAAAGCCACGAGGTCGATCAGCGCTCTGCTGTTTTACTGGCGGCTGCCCTGCGCCAGCATCTGTTATTGCACCAGCAGATGGGAATCACCCTCTACCCCCAAAGTGAGGCACTAAGCGCATTTTTGCGTCCCCAGCGACGCAGATCACAAGCATGGGGGCCCAAAAAATCGCCCTCTTTACCAGTCCCGACATCCGGTCGCCCAAAAACTGCTCCCAAACCTGTGGCGCAGACGGCTCCCCCAAAAGTAAGTGTAAGCGAAATCAGCACCACTCTGCAGCACTGTTCGGCCTGCTCTTTGGCCACCGCACGGAGGGCGCAGGTCCTCGGGCGGGGAAAGGCTGATGCACGCCTGATGATAGTGGGAGCCTATCCTCGCTGCTGTGATACTGGCCAATGGAGTTTTGGTAAAGAAGAAGACCAGCTGCTCTGGAAGATGATGCAAGCCATCGGGCTTGGACCAGAAGATGTGTATCTCACCAATGTGGTGAAATGTTCCCCCCCGGTGAGCTGCTCCCGCAAATCGAGCAGGAACAGGCCTGTCAGGGGTACCTGTATCAGGAAATAG
- a CDS encoding DNA integrity scanning protein DisA nucleotide-binding domain protein, translating into MSIRCNAPLPAELSIVGQQHYSFIRRCVSDIICGLTDGLTHFSGSSRAAVIFALHPQGPMLVCDPQNLLRGHEPIFKSLYVENETWREHGKNCADRKQFAEIKPVKDPGLAGLLSNGGYSGAVFFQQWFSEHHPDLCSIGPTQCWLEHAAWRFSHDMANDNELYTGISGYFLREYSTHAVRDYIIDQMNMNLGWDSPVRVYPVLDAVLMISETREEGSWPEGRLLVVDPCMLDQLHFLVKFQEGARPQLINYKHVRKLLLTVEQSERYLVTDGRSIIGICGEKLPDFSLCADFRGRHGFLRVNRNQVCSFADGRFSSTSYQAKLVQLEELLLETELDPMYSSFLFKIVVSLVHHSQQRKHGCTIVLDLNEEPVPISGQNLSPPLNLQKPHMLKMAKSLAKVDGALHIGGDLHLHGFACLLDGRSFPGEDLARGARYNSALRFTAEHPDIIVVVVSSDRPVSVIHQGLDVHGACTLEQKSGCIYNLERLDYWVGL; encoded by the coding sequence ATGTCCATACGCTGCAATGCGCCGCTTCCTGCTGAACTGTCGATCGTTGGTCAACAGCACTACTCGTTTATTCGTCGCTGTGTCAGTGATATTATCTGCGGCTTAACTGACGGTTTGACCCATTTTTCTGGATCCAGTCGTGCAGCTGTAATCTTTGCCCTCCATCCCCAAGGGCCGATGCTTGTCTGTGATCCCCAGAACCTGCTGCGGGGGCATGAGCCAATTTTTAAAAGCCTCTATGTGGAAAATGAAACATGGCGTGAACACGGGAAAAATTGTGCGGATCGCAAGCAGTTTGCGGAGATAAAACCGGTCAAAGACCCCGGGCTGGCCGGGCTTTTATCCAATGGAGGCTATTCTGGGGCGGTGTTTTTTCAGCAGTGGTTTAGTGAGCATCATCCGGATCTCTGCTCGATCGGGCCCACCCAGTGTTGGCTTGAACACGCTGCCTGGCGCTTTTCCCATGATATGGCCAACGATAATGAGCTGTACACCGGAATCTCTGGATACTTTCTGCGGGAATATTCCACCCACGCGGTTCGTGATTATATTATAGATCAGATGAACATGAACCTCGGATGGGATAGCCCGGTCCGGGTATATCCGGTCCTGGATGCGGTACTTATGATTTCCGAGACTAGAGAAGAAGGCTCCTGGCCGGAAGGGCGCCTGTTGGTGGTGGACCCCTGTATGCTTGATCAGCTCCATTTCCTGGTCAAGTTTCAGGAAGGGGCGCGGCCGCAACTCATCAATTACAAGCATGTTCGGAAACTGCTGCTCACCGTTGAACAGTCAGAGCGTTATCTGGTGACGGATGGACGCTCGATTATTGGCATCTGTGGTGAAAAACTCCCTGATTTTTCTCTCTGTGCTGATTTTCGTGGGCGGCACGGCTTTTTACGGGTCAATCGAAACCAGGTCTGTAGCTTTGCTGACGGGCGCTTCAGCTCAACCTCCTATCAGGCCAAGCTGGTGCAGCTGGAGGAGCTTTTGCTTGAGACCGAGCTGGACCCCATGTACTCCAGCTTTCTGTTTAAGATTGTGGTCAGTCTGGTGCATCACTCCCAGCAGCGCAAACACGGGTGCACCATTGTCCTGGACCTCAATGAAGAGCCGGTTCCCATTTCCGGGCAAAATCTCTCCCCCCCTCTTAACCTGCAAAAGCCCCATATGTTGAAAATGGCCAAATCCCTGGCCAAGGTGGATGGAGCCCTGCATATCGGGGGCGACCTGCACCTGCATGGATTTGCCTGTCTCTTAGATGGCCGCTCTTTTCCGGGTGAAGATCTGGCGCGAGGTGCGCGCTATAATTCCGCCCTGCGCTTTACCGCCGAACATCCCGATATTATTGTAGTCGTCGTCTCCTCCGATCGACCGGTCTCGGTCATTCACCAGGGGCTTGATGTGCATGGAGCCTGTACTCTAGAGCAGAAAAGTGGCTGTATTTACAACCTTGAGCGGCTTGATTACTGGGTTGGGCTCTAG
- the dnaG gene encoding DNA primase: MSFSQARDQVKATVKEAADIVQVIGEHVELKRAGNRFTGRCPFHNEKTPSFSVNPQGQFYHCFGCGEHGDVFSFMMKFHHMEFPEALKTLAQKFGVSLPERKLSQAEQEQLRLRDALYQANEEAVLIFQQALRHPQWGKNARAYLEQREIPPEYIEQYRLGYAPSPEQGGWQYLFDQLSAKGCKPEVIEQVGLVVRKDRGGYYDRFRSRLLFPINDMSGRVVAFGGRILGDGQPKYMNSPESPIFEKSRLLFGLQQHRQAIRQARRALVVEGNFDLLSLVVHGIENVVAPLGTALTRPHIHSLRSYSDEVVLLFDADAAGLKAAMRSIPYLLAEQVEGKVALLPQGHDPDSFVREQGPGAVDELVKTARPLAEFAFDTLVREYGLTLSGKNKIVGELQLLLAEAKNLEQRELMSAHFSQKLGVSPGYFQAQGHATEASQPEVRLGPKQVSLKTMATRDRQLLDFLVLHPEYFKELETAGMADIVTHPLAQEVFVHIQGLSNEGPCQPEDLLRGVLHASLQEYIVERLTSLPMNTSEESSEVDRRMVDELLSWLQHEKQRRDGASLQQRIADAERGGNIELLMKLLREKQILQRKRQQI, from the coding sequence ATGTCTTTTTCTCAAGCTCGAGATCAGGTCAAGGCAACCGTCAAAGAGGCGGCTGACATCGTCCAAGTGATTGGTGAGCATGTCGAACTGAAACGGGCCGGTAATCGATTTACTGGACGTTGTCCCTTTCATAATGAAAAAACACCTTCGTTTTCCGTTAACCCGCAAGGACAGTTTTATCATTGTTTTGGCTGCGGAGAGCACGGGGATGTTTTTTCTTTTATGATGAAATTCCATCATATGGAATTTCCTGAGGCATTGAAAACTCTGGCGCAGAAATTTGGGGTGAGCCTGCCGGAGCGAAAATTATCCCAGGCTGAGCAGGAACAGTTGCGTCTTCGTGATGCCTTATATCAGGCCAACGAAGAAGCGGTGCTGATTTTTCAACAGGCCCTGCGTCACCCACAGTGGGGCAAAAATGCACGGGCCTATCTTGAACAACGTGAAATTCCTCCGGAGTATATCGAGCAATATCGTCTGGGGTATGCCCCCAGTCCCGAGCAAGGGGGCTGGCAATATCTTTTTGATCAGTTAAGTGCAAAAGGATGTAAGCCAGAGGTTATCGAGCAGGTGGGACTGGTTGTGCGCAAAGATCGAGGCGGCTATTACGACCGATTTCGTTCACGGCTTCTCTTTCCTATTAATGATATGAGTGGGAGGGTTGTGGCCTTTGGTGGTCGTATTCTTGGTGATGGGCAACCCAAGTATATGAATTCTCCAGAGAGCCCCATATTTGAGAAAAGCCGTCTGCTTTTCGGTCTGCAGCAGCACAGGCAGGCTATCCGCCAGGCCAGGCGGGCGTTAGTCGTTGAGGGCAATTTCGACCTGCTCTCCCTGGTTGTTCATGGCATAGAAAACGTTGTTGCTCCCCTGGGTACGGCCTTGACCCGGCCTCATATCCATTCCCTACGCAGTTATAGTGATGAGGTGGTCCTGCTTTTTGATGCCGATGCCGCTGGTCTGAAGGCGGCCATGCGCTCCATTCCCTACCTGCTGGCCGAGCAAGTCGAGGGCAAAGTCGCTCTGCTTCCCCAAGGGCATGATCCGGATAGTTTTGTCCGAGAACAGGGGCCAGGGGCAGTTGATGAATTGGTCAAAACTGCCAGGCCACTAGCTGAATTTGCCTTTGATACGCTGGTTCGAGAGTATGGCCTGACCTTAAGCGGAAAAAATAAAATAGTGGGGGAATTGCAGCTGCTGTTGGCTGAGGCCAAGAATCTCGAGCAACGAGAATTAATGAGCGCCCATTTTAGCCAAAAATTGGGTGTCTCTCCAGGGTATTTCCAGGCACAGGGGCACGCGACGGAGGCATCTCAACCTGAGGTGCGCTTGGGTCCCAAACAAGTCTCGTTGAAGACCATGGCGACTCGTGATCGGCAACTGCTGGATTTTCTAGTGCTTCATCCTGAGTATTTCAAGGAGCTTGAGACCGCTGGTATGGCCGATATCGTCACCCATCCCCTGGCCCAAGAGGTATTTGTTCATATACAGGGACTGAGTAACGAGGGCCCCTGTCAGCCCGAGGATTTACTCCGAGGTGTTCTCCATGCAAGTCTTCAGGAATATATAGTTGAACGTTTGACGTCGTTGCCCATGAATACCTCCGAAGAGAGTTCCGAGGTGGATCGACGAATGGTCGACGAACTGCTTTCTTGGCTTCAACATGAAAAACAACGGCGTGACGGTGCAAGTTTGCAACAGCGTATTGCTGATGCAGAACGGGGCGGAAATATTGAACTATTGATGAAACTATTACGCGAAAAACAAATATTGCAAAGAAAAAGACAACAAATTTAA
- a CDS encoding DUF523 domain-containing protein encodes MTFSTAHPPRCLVSACLLGLCTRYDGKSKPSSACVQHLAPFHWIPVCPEQLGGLPTPRSPAQLIDGDGHAVLAGTARVIDKQGIDRTSAFIQGAHMVLSLAQMQQVTYAFFKARSPSCGLSPTAGVTTALLQQHGIEVISF; translated from the coding sequence ATGACATTCTCCACTGCACATCCCCCTCGCTGCCTGGTCAGCGCCTGTCTGCTCGGTCTCTGCACTCGATATGATGGCAAAAGTAAACCCAGCAGCGCCTGTGTCCAACACCTGGCCCCCTTTCACTGGATCCCGGTATGTCCAGAACAGCTTGGAGGTCTTCCCACCCCCCGCTCTCCTGCCCAACTTATCGACGGCGACGGTCACGCCGTCCTTGCAGGTACGGCAAGGGTCATAGACAAGCAGGGCATTGACCGCACCTCCGCTTTTATTCAAGGTGCTCACATGGTGCTCAGTCTGGCCCAAATGCAACAGGTGACGTACGCTTTTTTCAAGGCCAGAAGCCCATCTTGCGGGCTCAGCCCAACTGCTGGCGTCACCACAGCTCTCCTCCAGCAGCACGGAATCGAGGTTATTTCTTTTTAG
- the upp gene encoding uracil phosphoribosyltransferase, with amino-acid sequence MAVFEIQHPLVQHKLGLLRERDISTKDFRELASEVGMLLTYEATRNLPFEKVEIDTWAGTTKVNRIKGKKITIVPILRAGLGMMDGVTKALPNVKVSVVGLYRDEKTLQPVPYFEKLVQDIDQRQAMILDPMLATGGTLLATIDMLKKAGCKDIIGLFLVAAPEGIKKLEAQHPDVDIYVAAVDDHLNENGYILPGLGDAGDKIFGTK; translated from the coding sequence ATGGCTGTTTTTGAGATTCAACACCCACTGGTACAACATAAGCTTGGTCTGTTACGGGAGAGGGATATCTCCACGAAGGATTTTAGAGAGTTGGCCTCCGAGGTCGGTATGCTCCTGACCTATGAGGCAACCCGGAACCTGCCCTTTGAGAAAGTGGAGATAGATACCTGGGCGGGAACCACCAAGGTAAATAGAATTAAAGGTAAAAAAATTACCATCGTCCCTATTCTTCGCGCCGGACTGGGGATGATGGACGGCGTCACTAAAGCCCTGCCCAATGTCAAGGTTTCGGTGGTCGGGTTGTATCGGGATGAAAAAACCCTGCAACCGGTGCCGTACTTTGAAAAGTTGGTGCAAGATATTGACCAGCGGCAGGCTATGATTTTAGATCCCATGCTTGCAACCGGAGGGACTCTCTTAGCCACTATTGATATGCTTAAAAAGGCCGGGTGCAAGGATATTATCGGTCTGTTTTTAGTTGCCGCTCCCGAGGGCATCAAGAAGCTTGAGGCTCAACATCCAGATGTGGATATTTATGTGGCTGCGGTTGATGATCACCTCAATGAAAACGGCTATATCTTGCCCGGGCTTGGGGATGCCGGAGATAAAATTTTTGGTACCAAGTGA
- a CDS encoding D-alanine--D-alanine ligase produces the protein MKKIRLALIAGGTSDEREVSLRGAAGVEKELDLNKYEVVRYDPATDLPRIAAESDSIDAAFLLLHGVNGEDGTIQGFLDLLGIPYQGAGVLGSALAMDKNLAKTLYKLHGLPVAPWIMVEPSDLEDRSRILGEVGVPCVVKPVRQGSSIGMSIVREENQLDQALQLALKHDSEVMVEAYIQGRELTVGVIGNRELTPLPLIEIIPNDQYEFFDYEAKYQPGASTEICPAKVDEQVRAKAQKYALVAHQALQLRGYSRTDMILQDGELYLLETNTIPGMTPTSLFPQAAAEAGISFGQLLDRLIELAME, from the coding sequence ATGAAAAAAATTCGGTTGGCATTGATAGCGGGTGGTACCTCGGACGAGCGGGAGGTCTCGCTTCGTGGTGCCGCAGGCGTGGAAAAAGAGCTCGATCTAAATAAATACGAGGTAGTGCGCTACGACCCGGCCACAGACCTGCCCCGCATTGCAGCCGAGAGTGACTCCATTGATGCCGCTTTTCTTCTGCTGCATGGTGTCAATGGCGAAGATGGGACCATTCAGGGATTTCTTGATCTGCTTGGCATTCCCTATCAAGGGGCAGGAGTACTTGGCAGTGCCCTGGCCATGGACAAAAACCTCGCGAAGACACTCTATAAATTACATGGTTTACCCGTCGCCCCCTGGATTATGGTGGAGCCCTCTGATCTGGAGGACAGGAGCAGAATTCTGGGTGAGGTCGGTGTCCCCTGTGTGGTGAAGCCGGTGCGTCAGGGATCTTCCATCGGGATGTCCATTGTACGCGAGGAAAACCAGTTGGATCAGGCCCTGCAACTCGCCCTGAAACATGATAGTGAAGTGATGGTGGAAGCCTACATACAGGGGCGGGAGTTGACCGTCGGGGTGATCGGCAACAGGGAGTTGACCCCCTTGCCACTTATAGAAATTATCCCCAACGACCAGTACGAGTTCTTTGATTACGAAGCCAAGTATCAGCCGGGAGCGAGCACGGAGATCTGCCCGGCAAAGGTCGACGAGCAGGTGCGCGCAAAGGCCCAGAAGTATGCCCTGGTCGCCCATCAAGCCCTACAGCTGCGCGGCTACAGTCGAACTGACATGATCCTGCAAGACGGTGAACTCTATCTTCTGGAAACCAACACCATCCCCGGCATGACCCCCACAAGCCTCTTTCCCCAGGCCGCTGCCGAGGCAGGGATTAGTTTTGGCCAGCTGCTTGATCGCCTTATCGAGCTGGCAATGGAATAA